The following proteins come from a genomic window of Prionailurus viverrinus isolate Anna chromosome D1, UM_Priviv_1.0, whole genome shotgun sequence:
- the HTR3A gene encoding 5-hydroxytryptamine receptor 3A isoform X1 yields MLSWVPRVLLALLLPTLLAHGQARRREHPQAQNTSRPALLRLSDYLLANYQKGVRPVRDWRKPTTVSIDVIVYAILSVDEKNQVLTTYIWYRQYWTDEFLQWNPEDFDNITKLSIPTESIWVPDILINEFVDVGKSPSIPYVYVGHHGEVQNYKPLQVVTACSLDIYNFPFDVQNCSLTFTSWLHTIQDINISLWRLPEKVKLDKTIFMNQGEWELLGVLTQFREFSMESSGCYAEMKFFVVIRRRPLFYTVSLLLPSIFLMFMDIVGFYLPPDSGERVSFKITLLLGYSVFLIIVSDTLPATAIGTPLIGVYFVVCMALLVVSLAETILIVRLVHKQDLQQPVPAWLRHLVLDRVALLLCLGEQTASRRPPATPRAAKTDDCSDVGNHCSHLRGPQDLEKTPRGRGSPPPPPREASLAVCGLLQELSSIRHFLEKRDESREVAREWLHVGSVLDGLLFRIYLVAVLAYSITLVTLWSIWQYS; encoded by the exons ATGCTGTCGTGGGTGCCACGGGTCCTGCTGGCCTTGCTTCTGCCCACACTCCTGGCACATGGACAAG CCAGGCGCAGGGAGCACCCCCAGGCTCAGAACACCTCTAGGCCCGCTCTGCTGAGGCTGTCAGATTACCTCCTGGCCAACTACCAGAAGGGCGTGCGGCCCGTGCGGGACTGGAGGAAGCCAACCACCGTGTCCATCGATGTCATTGTCTATGCCATCCTCAGCGTG GATGAGAAGAACCAGGTCCTGACCACCTACATCTGGTACCGGCAG TACTGGACAGATGAGTTTCTCCAGTGGAACCCTGAGGACTTCGACAACATTACCAAGCTGTCCATCCCCACTGAGAGCATCTGGGTCCCAGACATTCTCATCAACGAGTT TGTGGATGTGGGGAAGTCTCCAAGTATCCCGTACGTGTATGTCGGGCACCATGGCGAGGTCCAGAACTACAAGCCCCTCCAGGTGGTGACTGCCTGTAGCCTGGACATTTACAACTTCCCCTTCGATGTGCAGAACTGCTCGCTGACGTTCACCAGCTGGCTGCACACCA TCCAGGACATCAACATCTCCCTGTGGCGCTTGCCAGAAAAGGTGAAGCTCGACAAGACTATCTTCATGAACCAGGGCGAGTGGGAGCTCCTGGGGGTGCTGACCCAGTTTCGCGAGTTCAGCATGGAAAGCAGCGGCTGTTACGCAGAGATGAAGTTCTTC GTGGTCATCCGCCGGAGGCCCCTGTTCTACACGGTCAGCCTGCTGCTGCCCAGCATCTTCCTCATGTTCATGGACATCGTGGGCTTCTACCTGCCTCCGGACAGTGGCGAGAGGGTCTCCTTTAAGATCACACTCCTCCTGGGCTATTCTGTCTTCCTGATCATCGTGTCGGACACGCTGCCGGCCACAGCCATTGGCACTCCCCTCATTG GTGTCTACTTCGTCGTGTGCATGGCGCTGCTGGTGGTGAGCTTGGCTGAGACCATCCTCATCGTGCGGCTGGTACACAAGCAAGACCTGCAACAGCCCGTACCCGCCTGGCTGCGGCACCTGGTCCTGGACCGGGTGGCCCTGCTCCTTTGCCTAGGGGAGCAAACAGCTTCCCGACGGCCCCCGGCCACCCCCCGAGCCGCCAAGACCGATGACTGCTCAG ACGTGGGGAACCACTGCAGCCATTTGAGAGGACCCCAGGACTTGGAGAAGACCCCAAGGGGCCGAGGcagccccccaccaccaccgcgGGAGGCCTCCCTGGCAGTGTGCGGGCTGCTGCAGGAGCTGTCCTCCATCAGGCATTTCCTGGAGAAGAGGGACGAGAGCCGAGAGGTGGCCCGGGAATGGCTGCATGTGGGCTCCGTGCTGGACGGGCTGCTCTTCCGCATCTACCTGGTGGCAGTGCTGGCCTACAGCATCACCCTGGTTACTCTGTGGTCCATCTGGCAGTATTCTTGA
- the HTR3A gene encoding 5-hydroxytryptamine receptor 3A isoform X2 produces the protein MSFSSGTLRTSTTLPSCPSPLRASGSQTFSSTSCNLEPPNCPCFLASVDVGKSPSIPYVYVGHHGEVQNYKPLQVVTACSLDIYNFPFDVQNCSLTFTSWLHTIQDINISLWRLPEKVKLDKTIFMNQGEWELLGVLTQFREFSMESSGCYAEMKFFVVIRRRPLFYTVSLLLPSIFLMFMDIVGFYLPPDSGERVSFKITLLLGYSVFLIIVSDTLPATAIGTPLIGVYFVVCMALLVVSLAETILIVRLVHKQDLQQPVPAWLRHLVLDRVALLLCLGEQTASRRPPATPRAAKTDDCSDVGNHCSHLRGPQDLEKTPRGRGSPPPPPREASLAVCGLLQELSSIRHFLEKRDESREVAREWLHVGSVLDGLLFRIYLVAVLAYSITLVTLWSIWQYS, from the exons ATGAGTTTCTCCAGTGGAACCCTGAGGACTTCGACAACATTACCAAGCTGTCCATCCCCACTGAGAGCATCTGGGTCCCAGACATTCTCATCAACGAGTT GTAATCTTGAGCCCCCAAACTGCCCCTGTTTCCTGGCCAGTGTGGATGTGGGGAAGTCTCCAAGTATCCCGTACGTGTATGTCGGGCACCATGGCGAGGTCCAGAACTACAAGCCCCTCCAGGTGGTGACTGCCTGTAGCCTGGACATTTACAACTTCCCCTTCGATGTGCAGAACTGCTCGCTGACGTTCACCAGCTGGCTGCACACCA TCCAGGACATCAACATCTCCCTGTGGCGCTTGCCAGAAAAGGTGAAGCTCGACAAGACTATCTTCATGAACCAGGGCGAGTGGGAGCTCCTGGGGGTGCTGACCCAGTTTCGCGAGTTCAGCATGGAAAGCAGCGGCTGTTACGCAGAGATGAAGTTCTTC GTGGTCATCCGCCGGAGGCCCCTGTTCTACACGGTCAGCCTGCTGCTGCCCAGCATCTTCCTCATGTTCATGGACATCGTGGGCTTCTACCTGCCTCCGGACAGTGGCGAGAGGGTCTCCTTTAAGATCACACTCCTCCTGGGCTATTCTGTCTTCCTGATCATCGTGTCGGACACGCTGCCGGCCACAGCCATTGGCACTCCCCTCATTG GTGTCTACTTCGTCGTGTGCATGGCGCTGCTGGTGGTGAGCTTGGCTGAGACCATCCTCATCGTGCGGCTGGTACACAAGCAAGACCTGCAACAGCCCGTACCCGCCTGGCTGCGGCACCTGGTCCTGGACCGGGTGGCCCTGCTCCTTTGCCTAGGGGAGCAAACAGCTTCCCGACGGCCCCCGGCCACCCCCCGAGCCGCCAAGACCGATGACTGCTCAG ACGTGGGGAACCACTGCAGCCATTTGAGAGGACCCCAGGACTTGGAGAAGACCCCAAGGGGCCGAGGcagccccccaccaccaccgcgGGAGGCCTCCCTGGCAGTGTGCGGGCTGCTGCAGGAGCTGTCCTCCATCAGGCATTTCCTGGAGAAGAGGGACGAGAGCCGAGAGGTGGCCCGGGAATGGCTGCATGTGGGCTCCGTGCTGGACGGGCTGCTCTTCCGCATCTACCTGGTGGCAGTGCTGGCCTACAGCATCACCCTGGTTACTCTGTGGTCCATCTGGCAGTATTCTTGA